DNA from Daucus carota subsp. sativus chromosome 1, DH1 v3.0, whole genome shotgun sequence:
CCATATTTATGTGGAAAGAACGTACACAAAAATGACTACATAACCAATATATAACGTGTTGAGCTACAAAAATCTAATTTTCGATTGAATGTCTATTAAGCAGAGTGATGcccataaattaataattaaaaaaaaactagtaCCTCATCCTTGAATCCTCCGGAGAGCATTTCGTCAGCTTCGTCCAAAACAAACATCTTGATGTGATCTGAGCGCAGAGATTGTCTTCGCAACATGTCGAACACACGGCCGGGAGTACCAACCACGACATGAACTCCACTTGACAGAATGCGCTGATCTTCAAGGACACTGGTTCCACCAACACAAGCATGAACCTTTACACCAAGATAATCACCAAGTGCTCGCATAACCTTCTCAATCTGCTGTGCTAGTTCACGAGTAGGAGCAAGAACCAGACCTTGACATTCAACAACACTATAATCAAGCTGCTGCAGAACTCCAGAGCAGAAAGTTGCTGTTTTCCCAGTACCAGACTGTGCCTGTTGAATAACATCTAGCCCCTTGCAGAATGGAACAATTCCCCTCTGCTGAATTGCAGATGGTTTCTCAAAACCTTTAAAACATACAACGAAAAAGCACATAAACTTCGAGAGAACTTTCATTTTCAAGGAACTGAAAATAAACTGTAATCTGCCAACAcagtatttttttgataaacctACGCCTATCACATGGTAAAGGAATTTTagagaaaatataaacaaaggcTGGATGTGGAAGGAAGGAAGACAGGGTGAAACATTGCCTTTCTAGTGGTGTTCGTAAACATGTCAATTTCATGGCATTCTAAAACTTGGAGAATTTGgtaaaataaaaacatttacAAGACAAATCATTTCAGGTAAATTAAAACTTTCTGTGCCATTTATAAATTACTCTAATCAAGCTGCATTCTACTTTGCTCCGGACTTCATACACTGCTACTCCTAGAAGAAAGCTACGTGAAATATAGTCATTAATCTACATTGAACAGGTTACTGTCGAGCAGTTCCTCAGTCCAATTTGGACTATGCTCATGGGTAGATAATGGAGCTGTGTTCTAGGTTGCTCCAGACATTGCTTCACTAGAAAAAAGCTACATGAAAACagtataataataaagaacTCATGAGCATGTTACTGACTAGCAGTTTCCTCGGCCCATTTTGGAATATGCTGATTGTgcagataataaaaaaatattctagatTGCTCCAGAAATTGCTAAACTATAAAAAAGCTACATGAAAACTTTATAGTAAATAATCTCATGAGCAGTTAGGTCACTGAAAGCAGCTTCGCAGcgcatccccccccccccccccccccccccccacaaacAAAAAAaggtattaattaaaaaaaaatcccacCCAATGGTAGTCATAAAACTAATATGTTCTTTATTTATCTCAAAATGTTTTAGTCCTGGAGTTTTTTAATTTGGTCGCATGCAACATAAAGAAACCCAAAGTTAAAATCTTCTTTACCGTAGGCATAGATGCCTCTCAAGAGATTCTCCTGCAATCCCATAGCATCAAAACTGTCATAAACCTCATCATAGGATGTAAAGAAATCTTCTCCATCAGCACCAAGTCTGCCccaataaattcataaaaaaataaaaaattgttttcagcACAGAGGCAAGAAAATACAGGGGGATTTCATTACAGAAATGGAAACCAATCAACATATTTGTATGATGGAATAACCACATATTGAAGCACAGATCACTTACAACTCGGTCATTTTTGCGTCAAATTGACGTGCATCAAATTGAGAACCTTCTGGTGCAGCTCCAGCCATGACTATTAGGAATACACGAGAAGAACATTAGCCAAAACTATGGTAACTTGAATCAAAGGAACTATTCTGACATCACAGAAATTAAACACACACTTCCCCTGCTCTTTACCTTTGTCTGTATTATTTTtaggctttcttgcattcaaaTCACTTTCTCTTTCATTCTCAGACATAATTTCGGCACTTTTCTTTGCTAAGCCCTCCAGTGAAACCAATATATTCTCATATTCTTCAAAAGATGGTTGTACAAGCCATCCTTGGATTGATTTCACAAAGGGAACGAATTCGGGCTTCAAGCCATGATCAACTATGCACTTCAACTGGGCGTCAGAAACCAGCTCCTCCGGGTTAAGTTTGGAAATCTCTGAGCAcaggttcttgattttcaagAAAAACTGTGAAATGGACAAAGTACCTTGTGTGGCATTTTCAAGCTCATTCTCTAACAACCTTAATGAAGCTTGATCGTCAGTTTTATTGAATACATTAGTAAGAGTTTCCCAGATACTACTTGCTGACTTGCAATAGAGAATATGGTGAAAGAGGTCATCAGAGATGGATCTCTTTAAGACAAATTCAGCTCTGCCGTTCTTTTTCTTCCACTCCTTGAGAGCATCATCATTAACTTGGGTATTTTTCGAAGAAATACTATGTGCTCCACACACAATATCCCACAAATCTTCACTAGCAAGATATGACTCCATACAACTTCTCCAGATTCTGTAGTTGGACTGGTCTAGAGTCATTAGATCAAATGAATCCACTGCCACTCTAGAGCACAAACTATACTTCATAGAAGGATCTTCAActgcaattatatataataaaaaaaaactacatgAAATATATAAGAACTCAAATGGGCTGAGATGCATCCAAAGATGAAAAGGCCATAGTAAATATTCCctcaaaaaacacaaacaacaaAGACACACTTTGCAAAACTTAATTATTCTGAATATGGGATAGTAGTTTTTGCTTCCTTCGTGAACAAGAGCACTCTAATACAAAAATCACACTCAAATGATGATGTACTTTCAAATTTAGTAGTATCTAAATTTAGCACATAAACAGGAAAAAGAATCTAAACTCAAACTCAAATGATTATGTACTTCCAAATTTAGTTGCATCTAAATTTagcaaataaaaaggaaaaagaatcaaaaatcataacatCATCTATAAGCAAAAAGTCCCGCTTTTCCTTATCAAGTATTAAAAGCATCGCTGGTAACAATcaacaaaacataaattataatGACTGCTTAAGACTTTATCTTAAGCAGTCATTATAATTTATGCAAATTAAACATCAATAACACAAAATCTTCTAAATCCTTTTTTATATCGCCAAAACATACGCCCAGAAAAACCCGCTGCTATTGCGAGGACATACTCGTTCACTCTTTTTAATCTTATGCTATTCTGCCTTGTAAACCCTAGGTTATATGGTTAAACCCTGCTGTGTACCATGGacggaatgaaatgaaatttgtactctaaattgGAGGTGAGCAATCATTTCATTCTAACTATTTGAACTAGAAATCTAATCACCACTGTTCATTCCACTTCTTCGTTACGTTTCCTGCAATTTTCTCATACTTTCTACATTTTTCATTACATTCTCCCCATTCCATTGAAATAAACGCAACCCCATGTATCAAACTGTtcttaaaaaaatcattataattATAGTGAAAACAAACTTCATTTAGCGCAAAAAAGTAACTATGACACCTCAAGATTTACCAGTAAGAATGAATGAGCGAAGATGCAGCATGCATGGAAGACAAAAGAGGCCATCAATATTCCCAAAGAAGTAATAGCAGTATTGATGGATAGTGCTTTTATTCAAGCTAGAGACCCTTGCACTTCCTTGCAAATTGTGAGAGTTTTTTCATTAATActcctctgttttgaaatataagttgtttaaTTTTTTCGCACACATTTCCTAATTTTTTTGAccgcatagttaaaattattatttttgaagttttttttgaataaaagtatattattaatattataattcagaaaaaagaattttaaaaataataattttaactaaacggtcaaaagacttataaatatgtgtcaaaaagtcaagcgacctatatttcaaaatagagggagtaaaaATTTTTACTTCATTTTCTTTATATCAGGAATTTTCACTTCATTTATTTAAAAGAGATATTTCTTTTACCTCCTAATGTTTAACCTtccaaactaataaaatatcaatCGACTAAATAAAATGTAGTTTCTCCATAGTATATTTTGAATTAAGTTGCTTCAGCTAAATGTACAATTTTAGGAACCGGTTCGATGCATCAAAAACAATGACTTAGGAGGTAACAAGTGGACagttagaattattatttttcaattaattttatattgtatataatttacTAACAAAGATAAATTTAATACTTACTTATTCGAATGATGAAAACTcagcttttatttttaaaaattataagataaaataaattattcgaATGAATACAGTCTAGTAAAGGGGTGgcatatcagacacgacccgaaacccgactcgaacccgacccaacccgattTGCTGAGACAAaaacccgaaaatcacccgaaaatcacccgagtgacccgaaatggacccgaagtaacccgaaattagaattacatttctaataacttcaatttgctattgtattcaattttaagtgattttaccttgacccgaaatcgacctgATTGctaacacgaacacgacccgttatcCGAAATTACCACCCCTTTATTACTTCTAAATCAGAAGCTAGAGTATTAACTTTaagatttattattaatacacaGACATTTTCTACTCGAAAACCTTGGAAAAGAGCCTAGCTCAAAATCTAAAATGACCTTCAAGCCGGACCAAACAGTCTCAATGATATGCTGAACCATATGAtaaataaatactccctctgtctcatttaattgtatatgtttcttttcaactgctcgacacgtatttcaATGTTCATATAAAATAGGGTCTTTCTAACGTGTGCCCAAATacacacaataaacactaacTTTGATGAATTTGGTGGATTTTTATTGGTGAACTTGGTGAAAATATAAGGAggccatccatatttatgattggaggaccaataaaaatgcaccacAGTCATGAAAGTTAGCGCTTAGTGTGGGCACACCACAGAAaaaccatataaaatatagttttgtaacttattttttactcccttcatcccaaattagatggccccgttgactttgggcacacaatttaaggttaattgaccgcatagatacgtgacttatttttaaaattttatttttgcaaataaaaattaaaatataaaattttcatttataaaagaaaaaataaaaaaataaatttcggaagtataCGGTCAAtccacctaaagttacgtgcccaacgTCAAaggggacatctaatttgggatggaggtaatagattttctttttctgaataaaaatataacatccaaactttaattcagaaaaaaaaaaattaaaaataaattacacaactacactttacaggagtattaaagtccgtgccgcgtccccgttccccgtatactactcagggggcggagggagtattcaAACATCTCACATAACCTTTATAACCCAACTGAAACAAGACGGACAGCAAAATGACAAAATCCTTGCAGAtgagaaaaaaatcaaaacttaagATTCAGCACTTGAGCTCAAGTGTTCGACTTCAAGCATACCATTCTGCAAATCGTATCAGAATATAGGATACAGAAATTCACCAAATTTTgcgcaaaaaaaacaaaaacaaaattacaacaAACTAGGAAGAAGTTGTAAAGGGAGTTCGATACCCAAAATATGTGTCTCGGATAGTAAACCTACCAAGATTGGACAGCAAGGTAACTTTTAAGTAACACTTAAATAAACAGATGAATTCCACCCTAAAGAAGATCGGCAACATTGGCTGGCAGCTCCTCCACTACTACATTGTAGAACTTCTGTATGTCAACCAACATCCTGTCATCATCCTTGGTCACAAAGTTGATTGCAACACCTTTCCTTCCAAAACGTCCACTACGACCAATACGATGAAGGTAGTTCTCTGGCTGAGTCGGCAAATCATAGTTAATTACAAGGGATACTTGTTGGACATCTATACCACGAGCCAGAAGATCGGTGGTAATGAGCACACGAGAAGAACCAGAACGGAATTCACGCATAATTATATCTCTGGTGTTTTGATCCATGTCTCCGTGAGTGGCAGAGACTGTGTGATCACGGCTGCGCATTTTGTCAGTCAGCCAATCAACCTTGCGCCTGGTATTAACAAAGATGACACTCTGAGTAATAGCCAAGGTCTCATAAAGATCACAAAGTGTTTCCAGTTTCCATTCCTCCTTGTCAACATTAACATAAAATTGTTTGATACCCTCAAGAGTGAGCTCATCTCTCTTTACCAGAATCCTCACAGGCTTATTCATGAACTTCCTTGTGATCTCAAGGGCCTCAGGAGGCATGGTGGCAGAGAAGACCCCAACCTGGACTTTGGGAGGTAACAGCTGGAAGATATCATAAATCTGCAACAAAAAGAGCgatcaaaacattaaaaaaaaaataaattaaaagaacgAGCAAAACATtaggaaaaataaatttatgaatggGCCGCCTTCCACCTATATACAATTTTCAGATGGTATTTCAGTATTGTGCATCTTCCGTATTTAAGTGGGAAGAACGTACACAAAAATGACTACATGACCAATATATAACGTGTTGAGCTACAAAAATCTAATTTTCGGTTAAATGTCTATTAAGCAGAGTGATACCCATAaattaatgattatatattataaaaaaaaattagtaccTGATCCTTGAATCCTCTGGAGAGCATTTCATCAGCTTCGTCCAAAACAAACATCTTGATGTAATCTGAGCGCAGAGATTGTCTTCGCAACATGTCGAACACACGGCCAGGAGTACCAACCACGACATGAACTCCACTTGACAGAATGCGCTGATCTTCACGGACACTGGTTCCCCCAACACAAGCATGAACCTTTACACCAAGATAATCACCAAGAGCTCGCATAACCTTCTCAATCTGTTGTGCTAGTTCACGAGTAGGAGCAAGAACCAGACCTTGACATTCAACAACACTATAATCAAGCTGCTGCAGAACTCCAGAGCAGAAAGTTGCTGTTTTCCCAGTACCAGACTGTGCCTGTTGAATAACATCTAGCCCCTTGCAGAATGGAACAATTCCCCTCTGCTGAATTGCAGATGGTTTCTCAAAACCTTTAAAACATACAATGAAAAAGCACATAAACTTCGAGAGAACTTTCAGTTTGAAGGACAGAAAATAAACTGTAATCAGCCAACACAGAATATTGTTTTGATAAACCTACGCCAATCACATGGCAAAGGTATTTTGATAAACAACATTTGTAATtcgataaaattttattctaaaacaaaattttattttcaaagccCTTGCGTAGCGGGCATAAATACTAGTATAAATAAGGGCTGGATGTGGAAGGAAGGAAGACAGGGTGAAACTTTGGCTTTCTAATGGTGTTGGTAAACATGTCAATTTTATGGCATTCTAAAACTTGGAGAATTTggtaaaatgaaaaaattaaaaagacaaaTCATTTCAGGTAGATTAACTTCTGTGCCATTTATGAATTACTATAATCAAGCTGCATTCTAGTTTGCTCCGGAGTTCATACATTGCTACTCCTAGAACAAAGCTACGTGAAATATAGTAATCAATCTACATTGAACAGGTTACTGTCAAGCATTTCCTCGGTCCAATTTGGAATATGCTAACCGGGTAGATAATAAAGCTGCGTTCTAGGTCTCCAGACATTGCTAAACTAGAAAAAAGCTACATGAAAACGATATAATAATGAACTCATGAGCAGGTTACTGACGAGCAGTTTCCTCTGCCCATTTTGGAATATGCTGATTATGCagataatcaaaaaatattctAGATTGCTCCAGAAATTGCTAAACTAGGAAAAATGTACATGAGAACTTTATAGTAATCAATCCAACTCATGAGCAGTTAGGatctatgttacccggactctccaTTTTTGTGCCTATACCCGTGTCCACCggacatgacatgggtgtgggtATGGGATCTGTGTCGGATCCTTCTTATTACAACCGGACACCTCACCTTGTAACATCCCATGTCAAAATGAAAACTTAGGTCTTGTTCCAACTTGTTTATAGAGATCAAGATCCATGAATGACTTGTTTCTATGTTGTTctattgattttatgcttcaattTTCAGCATATGTGATTTATGTGCAATAGACACTATTTTTATGAATGTACCATAAATCAGGCTATATTAAGTTTGACTTGCATGGAGCTTAAGTGCCAAGTCCCCGTACCCGAGTCTAATTCCGGATCCACATCCACGAATCCTAATTATCCTAAAACTACGAATCTGACTCTTGGATCTGTACCCGTGTCCGATACCCATACCCGTGTCCGGGTAACTTAGGTTAGGATACTGAAAGCAGCTTCTCAGCGCATCCCCCCACCCCTCCCAAATATTATGTTCTTTATTATCTCAAAATGTTCTTGTcctgtaattttttaatttggtcGCATGCAACATACAGAAACCCAAAGCTAAAATCTTCTTTACCGTAAGCATAGATGCCTCTCAAAAGATTCTCCTGCAATCCCATAGCATCAAAACTGTCATAAACCTCATCATAGGATGTAAAGAAATCTTCTCCCTCAGCACCAAGTCTGCCCCAATAAATTCAtagagaaaatttaaaaaaaagttttcagcaaaaaagcaagaaaatacAGGGCGATTTATTAGAGAAATGGAAACCAATCAACATATTTGTATGATGGAATAACCATATACTGAAGCACAGATCACTTACAACTCGGTCATTTTTGCGTCAAATTGACGTGCATCAAATTGAGAACCTTCTGGTGCAGCTCCAGCCATGACTGTTAGGAGTACAAGATACAAAGTTTGCATGAGGAAGAAATGAAGAGTCAAACTAATTAAGTAAATAATAAACTCATGTGCTCAACTATAAAATATGTGACTTAATGAAGGTTTAAGAACAATtgtgattcaaataaaaaaatacacacatattacatatatattgatGGCAAACTGAAAAAATGTGGAAAATTATTCCATTGCAAAGTATAAAAGAACCTAGTAGCCCCCTGACATAATGCTTTACTATGAGCTGAtaatttcagaaaaagaaattacatAACATAAATAGTTCAAACAAAATTTCACAACTACAGAAGTAGAA
Protein-coding regions in this window:
- the LOC108203909 gene encoding eukaryotic initiation factor 4A-2-like isoform X1, which codes for MKYSLCSRVAVDSFDLMTLDQSNYRIWRSCMESYLASEDLWDIVCGAHSISSKNTQVNDDALKEWKKKNGRAEFVLKRSISDDLFHHILYCKSASSIWETLTNVFNKTDDQASLRLLENELENATQGTLSISQFFLKIKNLCSEISKLNPEELVSDAQLKCIVDHGLKPEFVPFVKSIQGWLVQPSFEEYENILVSLEGLAKKSAEIMSENERESDLNARKPKNNTDKVMAGAAPEGSQFDARQFDAKMTELLGADGEDFFTSYDEVYDSFDAMGLQENLLRGIYAYGFEKPSAIQQRGIVPFCKGLDVIQQAQSGTGKTATFCSGVLQQLDYSVVECQGLVLAPTRELAQQIEKVMRALGDYLGVKVHACVGGTSVLEDQRILSSGVHVVVGTPGRVFDMLRRQSLRSDHIKMFVLDEADEMLSGGFKDEIYDIFELLPPKVQVGVFSATMPPETLEITRKFMKKPVRILVKRDELTLESIKQFYVNVDKEEWKLETLCDLYETLAITQSVIFVNTTRKVDWLTDKMRSRDQSVSATQGDMDQNTRDIIMREFRSGSSRVLITTDLLARGIDVQQVSLVINYDLPTQPENYLHRIGCIGRFGRKGFAINFVTKDDDRMLVDIQKFYNVVVEELPANVADLL
- the LOC108203902 gene encoding eukaryotic initiation factor 4A-2-like; amino-acid sequence: MAGAAPEGSQFDARQFDAKMTELLGAEGEDFFTSYDEVYDSFDAMGLQENLLRGIYAYGFEKPSAIQQRGIVPFCKGLDVIQQAQSGTGKTATFCSGVLQQLDYSVVECQGLVLAPTRELAQQIEKVMRALGDYLGVKVHACVGGTSVREDQRILSSGVHVVVGTPGRVFDMLRRQSLRSDYIKMFVLDEADEMLSRGFKDQIYDIFQLLPPKVQVGVFSATMPPEALEITRKFMNKPVRILVKRDELTLEGIKQFYVNVDKEEWKLETLCDLYETLAITQSVIFVNTRRKVDWLTDKMRSRDHTVSATHGDMDQNTRDIIMREFRSGSSRVLITTDLLARGIDVQQVSLVINYDLPTQPENYLHRIGRSGRFGRKGVAINFVTKDDDRMLVDIQKFYNVVVEELPANVADLL